From the genome of Toxoplasma gondii ME49 chromosome XII, whole genome shotgun sequence:
ACCCAGGACCGCGTGCTCGTGATGAGCGGCGAGCAGGAGCAGGTGAACAACGCGCTCGTGTTGATTCTCGGGAAAATCAAGGAAACGGTCACGTCTCATTTCGGGACCTCCGGGACTCAGAGCGGTGCGCAGGCAGGTTCCACGGGGAGCGGCTCTCCGGAGCTGGCCCGCCAGGCCTTTGGCAGCGACGCCGCAGCTCAGCACAAGATCACCTGTCGCCTCGCCGTTCCCCGCTCTGCGGTGTCCACCATCATCGGGAAAGGCGGCCAGCAGATTCGCGAGCTCCAAGACACCACCGGTGCGCGTGTCCAGGTGTCGAGTCGCGAGGAAGGTCTTGCGGAGCGCATGATCACCATCTCCGGTGTCCTGGAGCAAGTCCGGGCGGCGGCGCTCGGCATCGCGTCCTGCATCCAGTCTGACCCGTACTTGCGGGATCACATGCATGTGGTCTACAAGCCTGGCGCTCCGGGGGGGGGCGCGACCCTGGGGGCAGCTCCAGGGGGCCTTGGGGGCGCCCTTGGCGGCCCCGGGTACTGCGTCGTTCCCAATGTGTACGGCAACGCGCCGTACGGAGGCGGAGGTCACTTGTACGGCCACGGGGCAGCGGGCCACTCGGCCGCCGCGGACGCGCTGAGTCTCCAGTGCGAGATCTCCCTCCAGGTCCCGGATCAATCGATCGGCGCTGTGATTGGCCGGAACGGCGCGTGCGTGACGGAAGTCATCAACGCCACGGGCGCCCGCGTCCAGATCAGCC
Proteins encoded in this window:
- a CDS encoding RNA-binding protein Nova-1, putative (encoded by transcript TGME49_217880), which translates into the protein METSSTPSTKRSAFQGPCYLKMIVNNVAAGAIIGKNGIAIAAMEQQTGCALKLSPLNAFYPGTQDRVLVMSGEQEQVNNALVLILGKIKETVTSHFGTSGTQSGAQAGSTGSGSPELARQAFGSDAAAQHKITCRLAVPRSAVSTIIGKGGQQIRELQDTTGARVQVSSREEGLAERMITISGVLEQVRAAALGIASCIQSDPYLRDHMHVVYKPGAPGGGATLGAAPGGLGGALGGPGYCVVPNVYGNAPYGGGGHLYGHGAAGHSAAADALSLQCEISLQVPDQSIGAVIGRNGACVTEVINATGARVQISQKGDLVPGTNDRKIVLSGTVGAVHSAHLLLLQRIHAVQDGAGGKHSAAGPVSVQGGPSAASSGNGMGAAGGPLELHSAVQQPHGLQGNLHYLHSGGYGY